In the genome of Candidatus Ornithobacterium hominis, the window GGGTTCTTTTTATTAATTACATAAAGTCTTCCCTTTCTTCGCACGATTTTGCAATCTGCACTTCTTTTTTTAATAGATGCTCTAACTTTCATAAAAAAAATTTAATACTCCGGTCACTAAGACCTCCTTTTTACTTTTAATATCTATAGGTTATTCTTCCCTTTGTTAAATCGTATGGAGACATTTCTAATTTCACTTTATCTCCAGGCAATAATTTGATATAATGCATTCGCATTTTACCAGAAATATGTGCAGTAACAACGTGACTATTTTCTAATTCCACTCGAAACATTGCATTAGATAAAGCCTCAATTATTGTTCCGTCTTGTTCTATATGTTTTTGTTTTGCCATAGCTCTATAATTATCGCATTATTTATGCCATCCTCTTATTAATTCTATCTGTTTGCATCATCCCATCATAATGATGATTTAAAAGATATGTATTAATTTGCTGGATAGTATCTAATGTTACTCCTACTAAAATAATTAATGACGTCCCCCCAAAGAATAAAGCCATGGATGAAGATACTCCAAACAAATGAACTACAGCGGGTAAAATTGCCAATAAAGCCAAAAATATAGATCCAGGCAACGTGATTTTTGATAAAATATCGTCTAAGAAATTAGCTGTTTCCATTCCAGGTTTTACTCTCGGTATAATTCCTTCATTTCTTCTTAAATCCTCAGCCATTTGATTAACTGGTATGGTAACCGCTGTATAAAAAAATGTAAATATGATAATTAAAATTCCAAAAACAACGCAATAAGTAAAACTAAACGGATTACTTAAATCTTGGAAAAATCTAGGGATATTACCTTCATTATAAATTGCATTAGCTAACACACCAGGTAAAAACATAATTGCTTGTGCAAAAATGATTGGCATAACCCCTGCTGCATTTACTTTTAATGGTATATATTGTCTAACAGTGTTAGTAAAGGTTTTCATATAATTGCTTCTCCCTCCTTGTGCTCTACCTACATATTGAACAGGAACCTGTCTTACTGCTTGCACCAAAATGACACTTACTAATATAACAGCTAAAAAAGCTATAATTTCAAATAAAATAAAGATACCACTTTGTAACTGCACTTCAGAAACAAAAGATCTAGGCAAATCGGCCATAATTCCAACCATAATTAGCAAAGAAATACCATTACCTATTCCTCTGTCTGTGATTTTTTCACCTAACCACATTGCAAACATTGTCCCCGTAACTAAAATTATGGTTGATGGAAACCAAAACCAAAAGCTATTTGGAGAAATAATATAGGCTGCACTAATACTCGGATCTGAATAAGGTAAAAAGAAATTTGTTACAGATGTAAGATACGCTGGAGCTTGAACTAGGCAAATAGCGATTGTAAGCCAACGTGTTATTTGTGTTATTTTTTTTCTTCCACTCTCCCCCTCTTTTTGAAGTTTTTGCAAATAAGGTAATGCTAATCCCATTAATTGTACTACAATACTGGCAGAAATATAAGGCATAATCCCTAATGCTAAAATAGAAGCTCTACTAAAACCTCCACCTGTAAAAGCATTTAAAATATCTAAAAACCCATTCCCCCCAGAACTATTCCCCTTAGCATTTAATATATCAGTATTAATGGCACTTAAATCTATTCCAGGTAACGGAATATAAGAGCCAAAGCGATAAACTAACAATATACCAAGTGTAAAAAGAATTTTATTTCTCAATTCTTCTATACTCCAAATATTCTTAAGGGTTTGAATAAAACCTTTCATTAAAATTATTTTATATTAGCTGAACCTCCAGATTTTTCTATAACCTCTTTTGCTGACTTAGTAAAAGCATCAACAGTTATATTAACCGTAGATTTCAACTCGCCTCTTCCAAGGATTTTAATCAAATCATTTTTTGAAGCAAAACCAGCATTAACTATATCTTCTTTAGAAATATCCGTTGAAAAACGCTTTTCATCAATAAGTTTTTGAATAGTATCTAGATTTAAGGTTTTATAAACCTTTCTATTTCTACTATTAAAACCAAACTTTGGAACTCTTCTTTGTAAAGGCATCTGTCCCCCTTCAAATCCGATTTTCTTGCTATATCCAGATCTTGATTTAGCTCCTTTATGCCCACGTCCAGAAGTTCCAGCGTTTCCACTACCTTCACCTCTACCTTTTCTATATTTATTCTTAGTTGACCCTAAAGCAGGTCTTAAATTACTTAATTCCATTGTTAGTTATCTTCTGAAATTTCAATCAAATGTTTTACTTTATTAATCATTCCTCTAATAACAGGAGTATTCTCATGTTCAATTTCGTGATTAATTTTCTTAAGTCCCAAAGACTCTAAAACCAATTTTTGATTTTTAGGTCTTTTAATTGAACTTTTTATTTGTTTTATTCTAATTTTTGCCATAAGTTAGACTATTAACCATTAAATACTTTAGAAACAGGAATCCCTCTCAAACGAGAGATTTCACTTGCACTACGTAAACTTAATAAAGCTTTCATAGTAGCCTTTACAACATTATGAGGGTTCGACGAGCCTTTAGATTTGGATAACACATCATGAATACCAACACTTTCCAACACCGCACGAACAGCTCCTCCCGCTATCAAACCTGTACCATTTGATGCTGGACGAATAAAAATCTGAGCTCCTCCGTAACGGCTTTCTTGCTCATGAGGTATCGTATTCCCTTCTAATGGAATTCTAACTAAATTCTTTTTAGCATCTTCTATTGCCTTTTGGATTGAAGTAGCAACATCCTTAGATTTTCCAAGTCCATAGCCCACCACTCCATTCTCATCACCGACTACGACAATAGCAGAGAAACCAAATGCACGCCCCCCTTTTGTTACTTTTGTTACTCTTTGAATACCAACTAAACGATCTTTTAAATCAAGACCTCCAGGTTTAACTTTTTCTATATTTCTGAATCCTAACATATTAAAATTTTAATCCACCTTCTCTAGCTCCTTCAGCTAAAGATTTAATTCTACCATGATATAAAAAACCATTACGATCGAAAACAACTTTTTCTATCCCAGCTCCTTTAGCTTTATTTGCAACTAAATTACCAACTAACTTACTTACCTCAATTTTTGGTTTATTGGTTGTATCGATTGATTTATCCCTTGAACTAGCTGAAACAAGAGTAACACCTTTTGTATCATCTATTATCTGAGCGTATATTTCTTTATTCGATCTAAACACAGATAGTCTTGGAATATCTGAAGTACCAAAAATATTTTTCCGTACTCTTCGTTTGATTTTAACTCTATTTTCTTTTCTATTAAATGCCATAATTAAGAATAATTTTTATGCAGATTTACCAGCTTTTCTTCTAATTTGTTCTCCAACAAACTTAACTCCTTTTCCTTTATACGGCTCAGGTTTTCTAAAGCTACGTATTTTAGCCGCAACCATACCTAAAAGTTGCTTATCATGAGAAGATAATTTTATAATTGGATTTTTCCCTTTTTCATTAACAGTTTCAACTTTAATCTCTTCTGGTAGTTCTATCACTATATTATGAGAAAAACCTAATGCTAAGTCGAGTTTTTGACCTTGATTCGAAGCTCTATAACCTACACCTACTAATTCCAATTCTTTGGTAAAACCAGTGTTAATCCCTGTAATCATGTTTTGTATAAGAGCTCTGTACAAACCATGTAAAGCTTTGCTTTCTTTGGTGTCATCAGGTCGAATAACATTTAATTCATTATCCTCTATTTTTAATTCAAAACCTTCTTTTAAAGTTTCAGATAACTCAAATTTATTCCCCTTAATTGTTACCTCATTATTACTAAAGCTAACATTTATTCCTTCTGGTACATTGATTGTTGCTAAACCTATTCTAGACATTCTAAAAATTTTAATATAAATAGCAGAGTACTTCTCCGCCTACATTTTGTTTTCTTGCTTCTTTATCAGTCATAACTCCGTGGGATGTAGAAATAATTGCTATTCCTAGTCCGTTTAATACTCTAGGCAGTTCTGCTGAAGAGCTATACTTCCTCAATCCTGGCTTCGATACTCTTTTAATTTTACGAATAGCTGGTGTATTGTCACGCTTATCATATTTCAAAGCAATCTTTATAGAGCCCTGATGACCTACATCTTCAAATTTATAGTTTAGAATATAACCTTGTTCATATAAAATTTTGGTTATATCTTTTCTAATATTAGATGCTGGGACTTCTACTAATTTATGTCCTGCCATCAAAGCATTGCGTAAGCGTGTTAAATAATCTGAAATTGGATCTGTCATTTTTTTAAATATTTTATTACCAACTGGCTTTTTTTACACCTGGAATTAAACCTTTGTTTGCCATCTCTCTAAAAGTAACACGAGATAAACCAAATTGTCTCATATAACCTCTTGGTCGACCTGTAATTTTACATCTGTTATGTAACCTTACTGGAGAAGCATTTTTAGGTAATTTTTGCAAAGCTTCGTAGTCACCAGCTTCTTTTAAAGTCTTTCTTTTATCAGCATATTTATCAACCAGCTTTTCTCTTTTGCGCTCACGCGCTTTCATACTTTCTTTTGCCATTATTAACTATTTTTTTTAAAAGGTAAACCAAATTTTTCTAATAAAGATTTGGCTTCTTTATCTGTATTAGCAGAAGTTACGAAAGTAATATCCATCCCTTGAATTTTTTTCACTTTATCGATATTAATTTCTGGAAATATAATTTGTTCTGTAATACCTAAGTTATAATTTCCCCTTCCATCAAATCCATTGGGACTTATACCATTAAAATCCCTAACTCGAGGCAATGCAGTTGTAATTAACCTATCTAAAAATTCATACATCTTAATCCCTCTTAAAGTAACCTTGACGCCTATAGGCATTCCTTTTCTCAACTTAAAAGTAGCAACGTCTTTTTTAGATAAAGTAACCACAGCTTTTTGTCCACTGATTTTTGTCAACTCATCAACAGAATACTCAATGATCTTTTTATCTGCAACCGCATCTCCCAAACCTTGGCTAATTACAATTTTTTGCAATTTTGGAACTCCCATGATTGAGGAGTAACCATATTCTTCTTTCAAAGAATATACGATCGTATCTTTGTATGATTGTAGTCTTCTTGGCGTATAATTCCTCATTATAATTTAGCTTAAAGTTTTATTTGTTGTTTTAGTAAACCTTACCTTTTTATCATTTTCTATCCGATAACCAATTTTTGAAGGCTTATTATTTTGATCTAATATAGCAATATTTGAAATATGAATAGAAGACTCAAATTCTTTAATTCCTCCCTGAGGATTTTGAGCTGAAGGTTTAGTGTGTTTTTTCACCATATTTACTCCTCCGACTACAGCTCTATTATTTTTTCTATCAACAGAAAGAACTTCCCCAGTCTTGCCTTTATCTTTACCCGCAAGAACAATTACGCTATCTCCACTTTTGATTTTAGTTTTTCCGCTATGCATTGTATAAATTTTAAAGTACTTCTGGAGCTAATGAAACTATTTTCATGTATTGTTTATCACGTAACTCACGTGCAACAGGTCCAAATACACGAGTGCCTTTCATTTCTCCATTGTTATCAATTAAAACACAAGCATTATCATCAAATCTAATATAACTACCATCCTTGCGTCTTACTTCTTTTTTAGTTCTAACGACTACGGCTTTAGAAACCTGTCCTTTTTTTACATTCCCATTTGGTGTAGCTTCTTTAATAGAAATTACAATTCTATCACCAAGAGAAGCATATCGTCTTCCTGTTCCACCTAAAACTCTAATGACTAAAGCTTCGCGAGCGCCCGTATTGTCTGCTACTTTTAATCTTGATTCTTGTTGTACCATTATTTTGCTCTTTCTAAAATTTCAACTAATCTCCAACGTTTATCTTTACTCAAAGGTCGAGTTTCCATTATTCTAACAGTATCACCCTCATTACACTCATTATTTTCATCATGAGCTTTATAAGTTTTTGTTTTCAAAACAAATTTACCATACATAGGATGCTTTTGCCTTTTGGTTTCAGAAACAACAATGGTTTTGTCCATTTTATTACTTTTCACCAAGCCTATACGTTCTTTTCTAAGTTTTCTTTCCATTCTAATATTAGATAAATAATTTACTTACTTTGGCTTAATAAAGTATTCACACGAGCTATGTCTCTTCTCAATGTCCTTAATTGCAAAGGATTTTCAAGCTGAGATATTTTATGATTTAATTTCAATCGAAAATATTTATCTGTTAGTTCATTTTTCTTAGAAATCAATTCCTCTTTATTTAAATTCTGAATTTCTGTAAATTTCATAACTTTAAGTTTATTAATCTTGATAATCTCTTGCTACAACAAATTTACATTTTACAGGTAATTTTTGAGCGGCCAAACGCAATGCTTCCTCTGCTGTTTCTCTAGGAATACCTCCTATTTCAAATAAAATTCTACCTGATCTCACTGGAGCAACCCAATATTCTGGTGCACCTTTACCTTTTCCCATACGTACCTCTTGAGGCTTTTTAGTTATTGGTTTATCTGGAAAAATTTTAATCCAAATACTCCCTTCTCTCTTCATATGTCTAGTAGCTGCAATACGAGCAGCTTCAATTTGTCGAGCTGTAATCCATTTAGCTTCTAAGGCTTTAATGCCAAACGTACCAAAGGCTAATTGTGTCCCTCGATGGTCAACACCTTTTTTAACGTTTTTAAACTGTTTTCTATGCTTTGTTCTTTTAGGTTGTAACATAATAATGATTAAAATTTAAGGGTGTCTTCTACCTCCTTTTCTTTCACGTCGTTTACCTCCGCTTTTCTTATTTTTTTTCAAACCAACTAGGGGAGATAATTCTCTCTTTCCATAAACCTCACCTCTCATAATCCATACTTTAATCCCAAGTCTACCATAGGTTGTATGAGCTTCAGAAATGTGATAATCGATATCTGCCCTAAAAGTAGATAAAGGAATTCTCCCTTCTTTATAAGTTTCTGAACGAGCCATTTCTGCTCCATTTAATCTACCAGAAACTTGAATTTTTATACCTTCAGCATTCATACGCATTGCAGCAGCTATTGCCATTTTAACAGCTCTTCTATATGAAATTCTATTCTCTATCTGTCTTGCAATACTATCTGCTACTAAAGTCGCATCTAGTTCAGGTCTTTTAATTTCAAAAATATTAATCTGAATATCTTTGCCTGTTAATTTTTTAAGCTCTTCTTTTAACTTATCCACCTCTGTACCTCCTTTACCTATGATAATACCAGGGCGAGAAGTTGTAATTGTAATAGTGATAAGCTTTAAAGTTCTTTC includes:
- the rplP gene encoding 50S ribosomal protein L16, with product MLQPKRTKHRKQFKNVKKGVDHRGTQLAFGTFGIKALEAKWITARQIEAARIAATRHMKREGSIWIKIFPDKPITKKPQEVRMGKGKGAPEYWVAPVRSGRILFEIGGIPRETAEEALRLAAQKLPVKCKFVVARDYQD
- the rpsC gene encoding 30S ribosomal protein S3, whose protein sequence is MGQKTNPIGNRLGIIRGWDSNWYGGNDYGDKIAEDAKIRKYLGARLQKASISNIYIERTLKLITITITTSRPGIIIGKGGTEVDKLKEELKKLTGKDIQINIFEIKRPELDATLVADSIARQIENRISYRRAVKMAIAAAMRMNAEGIKIQVSGRLNGAEMARSETYKEGRIPLSTFRADIDYHISEAHTTYGRLGIKVWIMRGEVYGKRELSPLVGLKKNKKSGGKRRERKGGRRHP
- the secY gene encoding preprotein translocase subunit SecY, whose product is MKGFIQTLKNIWSIEELRNKILFTLGILLVYRFGSYIPLPGIDLSAINTDILNAKGNSSGGNGFLDILNAFTGGGFSRASILALGIMPYISASIVVQLMGLALPYLQKLQKEGESGRKKITQITRWLTIAICLVQAPAYLTSVTNFFLPYSDPSISAAYIISPNSFWFWFPSTIILVTGTMFAMWLGEKITDRGIGNGISLLIMVGIMADLPRSFVSEVQLQSGIFILFEIIAFLAVILVSVILVQAVRQVPVQYVGRAQGGRSNYMKTFTNTVRQYIPLKVNAAGVMPIIFAQAIMFLPGVLANAIYNEGNIPRFFQDLSNPFSFTYCVVFGILIIIFTFFYTAVTIPVNQMAEDLRRNEGIIPRVKPGMETANFLDDILSKITLPGSIFLALLAILPAVVHLFGVSSSMALFFGGTSLIILVGVTLDTIQQINTYLLNHHYDGMMQTDRINKRMA
- the rplN gene encoding 50S ribosomal protein L14: MVQQESRLKVADNTGAREALVIRVLGGTGRRYASLGDRIVISIKEATPNGNVKKGQVSKAVVVRTKKEVRRKDGSYIRFDDNACVLIDNNGEMKGTRVFGPVARELRDKQYMKIVSLAPEVL
- the rplR gene encoding 50S ribosomal protein L18; amino-acid sequence: MAFNRKENRVKIKRRVRKNIFGTSDIPRLSVFRSNKEIYAQIIDDTKGVTLVSASSRDKSIDTTNKPKIEVSKLVGNLVANKAKGAGIEKVVFDRNGFLYHGRIKSLAEGAREGGLKF
- the rplF gene encoding 50S ribosomal protein L6, whose product is MSRIGLATINVPEGINVSFSNNEVTIKGNKFELSETLKEGFELKIEDNELNVIRPDDTKESKALHGLYRALIQNMITGINTGFTKELELVGVGYRASNQGQKLDLALGFSHNIVIELPEEIKVETVNEKGKNPIIKLSSHDKQLLGMVAAKIRSFRKPEPYKGKGVKFVGEQIRRKAGKSA
- the rpsH gene encoding 30S ribosomal protein S8, with amino-acid sequence MTDPISDYLTRLRNALMAGHKLVEVPASNIRKDITKILYEQGYILNYKFEDVGHQGSIKIALKYDKRDNTPAIRKIKRVSKPGLRKYSSSAELPRVLNGLGIAIISTSHGVMTDKEARKQNVGGEVLCYLY
- the rpmC gene encoding 50S ribosomal protein L29, whose amino-acid sequence is MKFTEIQNLNKEELISKKNELTDKYFRLKLNHKISQLENPLQLRTLRRDIARVNTLLSQSK
- the rplE gene encoding 50S ribosomal protein L5, with product MRNYTPRRLQSYKDTIVYSLKEEYGYSSIMGVPKLQKIVISQGLGDAVADKKIIEYSVDELTKISGQKAVVTLSKKDVATFKLRKGMPIGVKVTLRGIKMYEFLDRLITTALPRVRDFNGISPNGFDGRGNYNLGITEQIIFPEINIDKVKKIQGMDITFVTSANTDKEAKSLLEKFGLPFKKNS
- the rpmD gene encoding 50S ribosomal protein L30 gives rise to the protein MAKIRIKQIKSSIKRPKNQKLVLESLGLKKINHEIEHENTPVIRGMINKVKHLIEISEDN
- the rpsE gene encoding 30S ribosomal protein S5 codes for the protein MLGFRNIEKVKPGGLDLKDRLVGIQRVTKVTKGGRAFGFSAIVVVGDENGVVGYGLGKSKDVATSIQKAIEDAKKNLVRIPLEGNTIPHEQESRYGGAQIFIRPASNGTGLIAGGAVRAVLESVGIHDVLSKSKGSSNPHNVVKATMKALLSLRSASEISRLRGIPVSKVFNG
- the infA gene encoding translation initiation factor IF-1, whose product is MAKQKHIEQDGTIIEALSNAMFRVELENSHVVTAHISGKMRMHYIKLLPGDKVKLEMSPYDLTKGRITYRY
- the rpsQ gene encoding 30S ribosomal protein S17, with translation MERKLRKERIGLVKSNKMDKTIVVSETKRQKHPMYGKFVLKTKTYKAHDENNECNEGDTVRIMETRPLSKDKRWRLVEILERAK
- the rplO gene encoding 50S ribosomal protein L15, which translates into the protein MELSNLRPALGSTKNKYRKGRGEGSGNAGTSGRGHKGAKSRSGYSKKIGFEGGQMPLQRRVPKFGFNSRNRKVYKTLNLDTIQKLIDEKRFSTDISKEDIVNAGFASKNDLIKILGRGELKSTVNITVDAFTKSAKEVIEKSGGSANIK
- the rpsN gene encoding 30S ribosomal protein S14, with the translated sequence MAKESMKARERKREKLVDKYADKRKTLKEAGDYEALQKLPKNASPVRLHNRCKITGRPRGYMRQFGLSRVTFREMANKGLIPGVKKASW
- the ykgO gene encoding type B 50S ribosomal protein L36, whose product is MKVRASIKKRSADCKIVRRKGRLYVINKKNPKFKQRQG
- the rplX gene encoding 50S ribosomal protein L24, whose translation is MHSGKTKIKSGDSVIVLAGKDKGKTGEVLSVDRKNNRAVVGGVNMVKKHTKPSAQNPQGGIKEFESSIHISNIAILDQNNKPSKIGYRIENDKKVRFTKTTNKTLS